In Anaerolineales bacterium, the following are encoded in one genomic region:
- a CDS encoding glycosyltransferase family 39 protein translates to MLKAPVLSPKTTRLLGVLGLIGILLAFAFYCARFIERTSFVVDEQRYYALFDDAMISMQYARNLANGDGLVWNAGGERVEGFSNPGWVLFMALFHKLGLPPETVSLPIQISSAIFLGLNIIVVWLVGRRLFTGELAALLAAGLTGFYFHLNNWALQGMEVGLLTLLLSSAVWLALRARDGGRFSFWPYALLALGTWVRVDMLVPLTALCILQAWQDAPHRRQHLAWGLGLLGASLALQTGLRYWYYGELVPNTYTLKVAGISLAERLRRGLDVFGGFVWDSGWFLTLLPLLLMAFWPDKATLLLFALLAGQVAYSIYVGGDAWEHKGGANRFIALAMPLFFLLFVQVLDKLRRRLLQLRPDNWTALASHGVMAALVFTSLFSFNVIHENDARDKWLTIKRPIFVPGTERYTRIGLLINQITTPEARIAVATAGNIIYFAERYGIDMLGKSDKVIASSAPHSAGGTLSNVEDTFRPGHNKWDYQHSIVQLQPDIVAQIWGSSREMAPYLEAGGFEHFELDGYVLYIRTDSPNVLWDQINSLAP, encoded by the coding sequence ATGTTAAAAGCCCCCGTGCTTTCCCCAAAGACCACTCGCCTTTTAGGCGTTCTTGGTCTTATCGGCATCCTATTGGCTTTTGCCTTTTACTGCGCACGGTTTATTGAACGCACCAGCTTTGTCGTAGATGAACAGCGCTATTACGCTCTATTTGACGACGCCATGATCTCGATGCAATACGCACGCAACTTGGCCAATGGAGATGGCCTGGTATGGAACGCCGGCGGCGAGCGCGTGGAGGGCTTTAGCAACCCCGGCTGGGTGCTGTTCATGGCTCTTTTTCACAAGCTGGGCTTGCCGCCCGAGACGGTCAGCCTGCCCATCCAGATTAGCAGCGCCATCTTTCTAGGCCTGAATATTATTGTTGTTTGGCTGGTCGGCCGGCGGCTCTTTACAGGCGAGTTGGCTGCGCTGCTAGCCGCCGGGCTGACGGGGTTCTATTTCCATCTCAACAACTGGGCCCTGCAGGGCATGGAGGTCGGCCTGCTAACGCTGCTGCTAAGCAGCGCGGTCTGGCTGGCGCTGCGCGCGCGGGATGGCGGGCGCTTTTCGTTTTGGCCTTATGCCCTGCTGGCGCTGGGCACCTGGGTACGCGTGGACATGCTGGTGCCCCTGACAGCCCTGTGCATCCTGCAGGCCTGGCAAGATGCACCCCACCGCCGCCAGCATCTGGCCTGGGGCTTGGGGCTGCTGGGTGCCTCGCTGGCCCTGCAAACCGGCTTGCGTTATTGGTATTACGGAGAACTGGTGCCGAACACCTACACGCTCAAGGTTGCCGGTATCTCGCTGGCGGAACGCCTGCGCCGCGGTCTGGATGTCTTTGGCGGTTTCGTTTGGGATTCAGGTTGGTTCTTGACCCTGCTCCCGCTCTTGCTAATGGCCTTCTGGCCGGACAAAGCGACGCTGCTTTTGTTTGCCCTGCTGGCTGGGCAAGTGGCTTACAGCATTTACGTCGGCGGCGACGCCTGGGAACACAAAGGCGGCGCCAACCGCTTCATCGCCCTGGCCATGCCCTTATTCTTTTTGCTTTTCGTGCAAGTGTTGGACAAACTGCGCCGCAGGCTGCTGCAGTTGCGACCAGACAACTGGACTGCCTTGGCCAGCCATGGCGTGATGGCCGCGCTGGTGTTCACCAGTCTATTCAGCTTCAATGTCATCCACGAGAACGACGCCCGCGACAAGTGGCTGACGATCAAACGGCCCATCTTCGTGCCGGGTACGGAACGCTATACGCGGATCGGCCTGCTGATCAACCAAATCACCACGCCAGAGGCACGAATTGCGGTGGCTACGGCAGGCAACATCATCTACTTTGCGGAACGCTACGGGATTGACATGCTGGGCAAGAGCGACAAAGTTATTGCGAGCAGCGCGCCCCACAGTGCAGGCGGCACGCTCAGCAATGTGGAAGACACCTTCCGCCCGGGCCACAACAAATGGGACTACCAGCACTCCATCGTGCAGTTGCAGCCAGACATTGTGGCTCAGATCTGGGGCAGCAGCCGCGAAATGGCGCCCTACTTGGAAGCAGGCGGCTTTGAGCATTTTGAACTGGATGGCTATGTGCTCTACATCCGCACCGACTCACCCAATGTCCTCTGGGATCAGATCAACAGCTTGGCACCTTAA